The following coding sequences lie in one Hyphomicrobiales bacterium genomic window:
- a CDS encoding transposase: MPEITRTVKLKVNIPLDAARRTVEAWTAACNAVSRIAFENGRLSNAIRLQKLSYDTAKSAGLSAQVAVSCIRHVASKYAAARSNKHALIAPAVFRSQAVILQGGKRGRDVAIRSSGLSVWTADGRFKAVPFSGPPGLADKIANWTFGDGRLMVIGKSVFLTLSFKRDVEERTAPNDAVVGVDRGINVLACATDGSRHWMRKGSHTKHVRDRYLHIRSSLQRKKAESPTRSVAKTLKRLSGREKRFMQAVNHEVSKSVVTFAERAGCPVIAVEQLDGIRGHRLRKKVRREVQRWAYGQLAFFIGYKAAERGMTVIEVDPRGTSTGCSRCGHTAGANRKRHAFECRACGHKLHSDLNAAHNIRLRGILARQVLRQDGPPSCGPEVRPIDPGWKPGEGTDKPSALADGS; encoded by the coding sequence ATGCCGGAAATTACGCGCACGGTTAAACTCAAGGTGAATATTCCGCTCGATGCTGCCAGACGCACAGTCGAGGCGTGGACTGCCGCCTGCAATGCCGTGAGCCGGATTGCCTTCGAAAACGGCCGTCTTTCCAATGCGATCAGACTTCAGAAGCTTTCCTATGATACTGCCAAATCTGCCGGTCTTTCGGCTCAAGTCGCCGTGTCCTGCATCCGGCATGTTGCCAGCAAATACGCTGCTGCTCGGTCCAATAAGCACGCGCTGATCGCCCCGGCCGTGTTCAGATCGCAGGCTGTCATCCTTCAGGGCGGCAAGCGCGGCCGTGACGTGGCCATCAGGTCCTCCGGTCTGTCCGTCTGGACCGCCGATGGCCGCTTCAAGGCTGTGCCCTTCTCTGGCCCGCCGGGGCTTGCTGACAAGATTGCCAACTGGACTTTCGGCGATGGCCGCTTGATGGTCATCGGCAAGTCCGTCTTCCTCACCCTCAGCTTCAAGAGAGATGTTGAGGAACGCACCGCCCCAAACGATGCCGTTGTCGGTGTTGACCGGGGCATCAACGTGCTCGCCTGTGCAACCGATGGCAGTCGCCACTGGATGCGCAAAGGCAGCCACACCAAGCATGTTCGTGACCGTTATCTGCATATCCGCTCGTCTCTCCAAAGGAAGAAGGCAGAGAGTCCGACGCGATCCGTCGCCAAGACGCTCAAACGGCTGTCCGGTCGAGAGAAAAGGTTCATGCAGGCCGTCAATCATGAGGTGTCCAAGTCTGTCGTTACGTTCGCCGAACGTGCCGGTTGTCCGGTCATTGCGGTTGAGCAACTCGACGGCATCCGCGGGCATCGTCTGCGCAAGAAAGTGCGCCGGGAAGTCCAGCGATGGGCTTACGGACAACTCGCCTTCTTCATCGGCTACAAGGCAGCCGAGCGCGGAATGACGGTGATCGAGGTCGATCCGAGAGGCACCAGCACGGGATGCTCGCGCTGCGGTCATACCGCTGGCGCCAACCGGAAACGGCATGCTTTCGAGTGTCGGGCTTGTGGTCATAAACTGCATTCCGATCTCAACGCCGCGCACAATATCCGTCTGCGTGGCATCCTGGCGCGGCAAGTTCTGCGTCAGGATGGGCCGCCGTCATGCGGCCCCGAAGTTCGACCCATCGATCCCGGCTGGAAACCGGGGGAGGGTACGGACAAGCCGTCTGCTTTAGCTGACGGCTCATGA
- a CDS encoding helix-turn-helix transcriptional regulator — protein MITGTQIRAARALLGWTSERLATESGIHYATISRAEQCEGVPPVRAQTLAGLQSTLEAAGIIFLSTGDVRSGGPGVRLRE, from the coding sequence ATGATCACGGGGACACAGATTCGGGCGGCGCGAGCGCTTCTCGGCTGGACGAGCGAGAGACTCGCCACAGAATCGGGGATTCATTACGCGACCATATCGCGGGCCGAACAATGCGAGGGAGTCCCCCCGGTCCGGGCTCAGACTTTAGCTGGATTACAGTCGACTCTCGAAGCCGCGGGAATCATCTTCCTATCGACGGGAGATGTTCGCTCCGGCGGGCCCGGAGTCAGGCTGCGGGAATAA